One Roseimaritima multifibrata DNA window includes the following coding sequences:
- a CDS encoding SDR family NAD(P)-dependent oxidoreductase, producing MPITLVTGASSGIGLELAKLFAAGGDDLVLTARSEDKLNELANDLRQKHRVTATVIPSDLSKIDQVDRLCDRIEDRGLQIDTIVNNAGFGALGKLADLSVERQTDMLMVNIVALTRLTRKMLPGMVRRNSGGVLNVGSIAAYQAGPNMAVYYASKAYVLSFTEAIREELADTDLHVTCLEPGATESDFGDDSGMGKLSMFSSQTMSADVVAKAGYEGFRNNEDVVIPGWKNRLMVIGSSVLPRFATRKLIGKIQGA from the coding sequence ATGCCAATCACTCTCGTTACCGGCGCATCGTCCGGCATCGGCTTGGAACTCGCCAAGCTATTTGCGGCTGGTGGGGATGACCTTGTCCTCACCGCTCGCAGCGAAGATAAGCTGAACGAATTGGCGAATGACCTTCGGCAGAAGCATCGCGTCACCGCAACGGTGATTCCGAGTGACCTCTCGAAGATCGACCAAGTCGATCGGTTGTGTGACCGCATTGAAGATCGCGGCCTTCAGATCGACACTATCGTTAATAACGCGGGCTTCGGAGCACTCGGCAAACTTGCTGATCTCTCGGTCGAACGGCAAACGGACATGTTGATGGTCAACATTGTTGCCTTGACTCGCCTGACGCGAAAGATGTTGCCGGGCATGGTCCGACGGAATTCCGGCGGAGTTCTAAACGTCGGTTCCATCGCGGCCTACCAGGCCGGTCCGAATATGGCGGTCTACTACGCCAGCAAGGCTTACGTGTTGTCTTTCACGGAAGCGATTCGCGAAGAGCTTGCCGACACTGATTTACACGTGACCTGCTTGGAACCAGGTGCGACCGAATCGGATTTCGGCGACGATTCGGGCATGGGCAAGCTATCCATGTTTTCCTCGCAGACCATGTCCGCCGACGTCGTCGCCAAGGCCGGATACGAAGGCTTCCGCAATAACGAAGACGTCGTCATTCCCGGTTGGAAGAACCGCTTGATGGTGATCGGGAGCAGCGTGCTGCCGCGTTTCGCGACACGAAAGCTAATCGGCAAAATCCAAGGCGCGTAA
- a CDS encoding DUF1328 domain-containing protein, translating into MAKVWHAKCIFISDTHRGLGVQDSANVLTFLEIAVLGWSLTFLIIALIAGALGFGVIGGTAAMIAKVLFFVFLVLFVIGLITGRRGTTV; encoded by the coding sequence TTGGCAAAAGTTTGGCATGCCAAATGCATCTTCATTTCAGATACTCACCGGGGTCTTGGCGTTCAAGACTCCGCGAACGTCCTTACTTTTCTGGAGATTGCTGTGTTAGGCTGGTCTTTGACTTTTTTGATTATCGCATTGATTGCTGGTGCTCTTGGTTTTGGCGTCATCGGCGGTACCGCTGCGATGATCGCCAAGGTGCTATTCTTTGTATTCCTGGTGCTGTTTGTCATCGGTCTAATCACCGGCCGTCGCGGCACGACGGTCTAA
- a CDS encoding AI-2E family transporter encodes MTIASILCEVTKTLFTTVGDMRMSDSSNRLVGATDPSVNRRVSMERVRVRETDRERADDAPDRYLRASTTFIAAVLALGVLNIASDLFVPIVVALLAYLSLRPFVAMLCRHHIPQAAASGVVITGLFFTLGIVTSLLYSPAQQWMRAAPEDLVKVRDKFREIAPPLTAIDRADEVIGKATTPVHDGKAEVTVEVEKPSMVDESVLINQTGQWLAFIAAIAVLTFFMLSTGDDLLNRMLGVLPDASTRDDVLEKIADIQHSVGKYLAQITCINIGLGIAVTLVMWLLGMPTPVLWGVIATLFNFIPYVGPLAATVIVFLAASSSFDTIGRAILIALAFWLTTAVEGQFITPSILGKTLKAGPVVVLIAVAFWGFLWGLPGVFLAVPLLIVQRKVLASFSATYPLAAVLGEDPCRPDEVCEPVKEDQPIAELA; translated from the coding sequence ATGACGATTGCGTCGATCCTTTGTGAAGTCACGAAAACTCTCTTCACCACGGTCGGGGACATGCGGATGAGCGACAGCAGCAATCGACTTGTGGGGGCAACCGATCCTTCAGTGAATCGACGGGTTTCGATGGAACGAGTCCGGGTGAGGGAAACTGATCGGGAAAGAGCGGATGACGCACCGGATCGGTACCTGAGAGCTAGCACCACGTTCATCGCAGCAGTACTGGCACTCGGCGTCCTGAACATAGCGTCCGATTTATTCGTGCCGATTGTTGTCGCGTTGCTTGCGTATCTATCGCTTCGGCCGTTCGTGGCTATGCTTTGCCGACACCACATTCCGCAGGCTGCCGCAAGTGGAGTGGTCATCACGGGTTTGTTTTTCACGCTTGGCATCGTCACCTCGCTACTGTACTCGCCGGCGCAACAGTGGATGCGCGCCGCGCCTGAAGATTTGGTGAAGGTTCGCGATAAGTTTCGCGAAATCGCTCCGCCATTGACGGCAATTGACCGGGCTGACGAAGTAATCGGTAAAGCGACCACTCCCGTCCACGATGGAAAAGCAGAGGTTACCGTGGAAGTTGAAAAACCCTCCATGGTCGACGAATCGGTTTTGATCAATCAAACCGGCCAGTGGTTGGCGTTTATCGCTGCCATCGCGGTGTTGACGTTCTTTATGCTTTCGACCGGCGACGACTTGCTAAATCGGATGTTGGGAGTCTTGCCAGACGCATCGACTCGCGACGACGTGCTCGAAAAGATCGCTGACATTCAGCACAGCGTCGGGAAGTACCTTGCGCAAATTACCTGTATCAACATCGGACTGGGGATCGCCGTCACGTTGGTGATGTGGTTGTTGGGGATGCCGACACCAGTGCTGTGGGGAGTCATAGCAACACTGTTCAATTTCATCCCCTATGTTGGTCCGTTGGCGGCCACCGTGATCGTTTTTCTGGCAGCTTCTAGTTCGTTCGACACGATCGGACGTGCCATTCTCATCGCTTTGGCGTTTTGGTTGACGACCGCGGTCGAAGGTCAATTCATCACCCCTTCGATTTTGGGCAAGACACTAAAAGCCGGTCCCGTTGTGGTGTTGATCGCGGTCGCATTCTGGGGATTCCTGTGGGGATTGCCGGGTGTGTTCTTAGCGGTGCCGTTGCTGATCGTGCAACGCAAAGTCCTAGCCAGTTTTAGTGCCACCTATCCACTTGCCGCGGTGCTCGGCGAAGACCCCTGTCGTCCCGACGAAGTTTGCGAACCGGTGAAAGAGGATCAACCGATCGCAGAGTTGGCGTAG